The Mycolicibacterium boenickei genome has a segment encoding these proteins:
- a CDS encoding DUF1304 domain-containing protein produces the protein MVIAGLVFAALAAALHVYIFVMESLTWTSPRTRATFGTSAEEAQATKELAFNQGFYNLFLAMVTVVGIVAVGLGHNAVGAALVFAGVGSMLAAAVVLLTSSPDKARAAITQGIFPLIAVVLLVIGLAI, from the coding sequence ATGGTCATCGCCGGTCTGGTGTTCGCCGCGCTCGCTGCGGCCCTGCATGTCTACATCTTTGTGATGGAGTCGCTGACCTGGACTTCACCGCGCACCCGCGCCACCTTCGGCACCAGTGCGGAGGAGGCGCAGGCCACCAAGGAGCTCGCCTTCAACCAGGGCTTCTACAACCTCTTCCTCGCGATGGTCACGGTGGTCGGCATCGTCGCGGTCGGCCTGGGGCACAACGCGGTCGGGGCCGCCCTCGTGTTCGCCGGTGTCGGTTCGATGCTGGCGGCCGCGGTGGTGCTGCTGACCAGCTCGCCCGACAAGGCGCGGGCGGCGATCACCCAGGGCATCTTCCCGCTCATCGCGGTGGTGTTGCTCGTGATCGGGCTCGCCATTTGA
- the ruvB gene encoding Holliday junction branch migration DNA helicase RuvB — protein sequence MGRFDDAEEPDDREVSPALTVGEGDIDASLRPRSLGEFIGQPRVREQLQLVIEGAKNRGGTPDHILLSGPPGLGKTSLAMIIAAELGSSLRLTSGPALERAGDLAAMLSNLVEHDVLFIDEIHRIARPAEEMLYLAMEDFRVDVVVGKGPGATSIPLEVAPFTLVGATTRSGALTGPLRDRFGFTAHMDFYEPVELERVLARSAGILGIELGGEAGTEIARRSRGTPRIANRLLRRVRDYAEVRADGVITRDIAKAALEVYDVDELGLDRLDRAVLSALTRSFGGGPVGVSTLAVAVGEEATTVEEVCEPFLVRAGMVARTPRGRVATPLAWTHLGLQPPVTGLGQPGLFE from the coding sequence ATGGGTCGGTTCGACGACGCCGAGGAGCCCGACGACCGGGAGGTCTCACCGGCACTGACTGTCGGTGAAGGCGATATCGACGCCAGCCTGCGCCCGCGCTCGCTGGGGGAGTTCATCGGTCAGCCCCGGGTGCGCGAGCAACTGCAACTGGTCATCGAGGGTGCCAAGAACCGCGGTGGCACACCCGATCACATCCTGCTGTCCGGTCCGCCCGGGCTGGGGAAGACCTCGCTGGCGATGATCATCGCGGCCGAACTGGGCTCCTCGTTGCGGCTCACCTCCGGCCCCGCACTGGAGCGGGCCGGCGACCTGGCCGCCATGCTGTCGAACCTCGTCGAGCACGACGTGCTGTTCATCGACGAGATCCACCGCATCGCCAGGCCGGCAGAGGAAATGCTCTATCTGGCCATGGAGGACTTCCGCGTCGACGTGGTGGTCGGCAAAGGCCCTGGCGCCACGTCGATCCCGCTCGAAGTCGCGCCCTTCACCCTGGTGGGGGCGACCACCCGGTCCGGAGCGCTGACCGGTCCGCTACGCGACCGGTTCGGGTTCACCGCGCACATGGACTTCTACGAACCGGTCGAGCTCGAGCGGGTCCTGGCCCGGTCGGCCGGCATCCTGGGTATCGAATTGGGCGGCGAGGCCGGCACCGAGATCGCCCGGCGTTCCCGAGGCACGCCACGCATCGCCAACCGGCTGCTGCGCCGGGTCCGGGATTACGCCGAGGTCCGCGCCGACGGCGTGATCACGCGCGACATCGCCAAGGCCGCGCTGGAGGTCTACGACGTCGACGAGCTCGGCCTCGACCGCCTGGACCGCGCAGTGCTGTCCGCGCTCACCCGCAGCTTCGGGGGCGGCCCGGTCGGGGTGTCGACGCTGGCCGTGGCGGTAGGCGAAGAGGCGACCACGGTCGAGGAGGTCTGCGAGCCCTTCCTGGTGCGTGCCGGCATGGTGGCCCGCACGCCGAGGGGCCGGGTGGCCACGCCATTGGCGTGGACGCACCTCGGTCTGCAACCGCCGGTTACCGGACTGGGGCAGCCCGGGCTGTTTGAATAG
- the ruvA gene encoding Holliday junction branch migration protein RuvA, translating into MIASVRGEVIDIALDHAVIEAAGVGYKVMATPSTLANLRRGAESRLITAMIVREDSMTLYGFGDGDARDLFLTLLGVSGVGPKIALATLAVYDPQALRQALADGDVTALTRVPGIGKRGAERMVLELRDKIGPVTPGTSGFTGHAVRAPVVEALVGLGFAAKQAEEATDKVLANDPEATTASALRAALSMLGKK; encoded by the coding sequence ATGATCGCCTCGGTGCGCGGTGAGGTCATCGACATCGCCCTCGACCACGCGGTGATCGAGGCCGCCGGCGTCGGCTACAAGGTGATGGCGACCCCGTCGACCCTGGCCAACCTGCGCCGTGGCGCCGAGTCCCGGCTGATCACCGCGATGATCGTCCGCGAGGATTCGATGACGCTCTACGGGTTCGGCGACGGCGATGCCCGCGACCTGTTCCTCACGCTGCTGGGCGTCTCCGGCGTCGGCCCCAAGATCGCGCTGGCGACACTGGCGGTGTACGACCCGCAGGCCCTGCGGCAGGCCCTGGCCGACGGCGATGTCACGGCATTGACCCGGGTTCCCGGCATCGGCAAGCGCGGTGCCGAGCGGATGGTGCTGGAGCTGCGCGACAAGATCGGTCCGGTCACCCCCGGGACCTCCGGGTTCACGGGTCACGCGGTGCGGGCACCGGTGGTGGAAGCCCTTGTCGGACTTGGCTTTGCGGCCAAACAGGCCGAGGAGGCCACCGACAAGGTGCTGGCCAACGATCCCGAGGCCACCACGGCTTCCGCGCTGCGGGCTGCACTGTCCATGTTGGGTAAGAAGTAA
- the ruvC gene encoding crossover junction endodeoxyribonuclease RuvC: MRVMGVDPGLTRCGLSVVESGRGRQVTALDVDVVRTPADAPLQKRLLEISDVAEYWMDTHRPDVIAIERVFAQQNVSTVMGTAQAGGVIALAAARRDIEVHFHTPSEVKAAVTGNGRADKAQVTEMITRILALQAKPTPADAADALALAICHCWRAPMIARMAAAEALAAEQRRKYQARLKATAKAGRA, from the coding sequence GTGCGGGTGATGGGAGTGGATCCCGGGCTGACACGCTGCGGCCTGTCGGTGGTCGAGAGCGGTCGCGGTCGGCAGGTCACCGCGCTGGATGTGGACGTGGTCCGCACCCCGGCCGATGCGCCGCTGCAGAAGCGCCTGCTCGAGATCAGCGATGTCGCCGAGTACTGGATGGACACCCACCGGCCCGACGTGATCGCGATCGAGAGGGTCTTTGCGCAGCAGAACGTGTCGACGGTGATGGGCACGGCTCAAGCCGGTGGGGTGATCGCGCTGGCCGCGGCCCGCCGCGACATCGAGGTGCATTTTCACACCCCGTCGGAGGTGAAGGCGGCGGTCACCGGTAACGGTCGCGCCGACAAGGCGCAGGTCACCGAGATGATCACCAGAATTCTTGCCCTGCAAGCCAAGCCGACCCCGGCGGACGCCGCCGATGCGCTGGCTCTGGCCATCTGCCACTGCTGGCGGGCGCCGATGATCGCGCGGATGGCCGCCGCCGAGGCGCTGGCCGCCGAACAGCGCCGCAAATATCAGGCCCGGCTGAAGGCCACCGCGAAAGCGGGCCGGGCATGA
- a CDS encoding SDR family oxidoreductase, whose product MRVVIAGGHGKIALILEQLLSARGDEVAGLIRNPAQAADLQAAGAEAVVLDLEQASVDEVAVALRGADAVVFAAGAGPGSGAARKQTVDRDAAILLADAAEAAGVSRYVMVSALAADDRSLDANYDEVFLAYMRAKSEADADVRARTGLHTTIVRPGGLTDEPGTGTVTVAESTGRGTIPRADVARVLLAVLHEPGTAGRTFEVISGETPIDAALHPMR is encoded by the coding sequence ATGCGCGTAGTGATAGCCGGCGGGCACGGCAAGATCGCCCTGATCCTTGAACAGTTGTTGTCCGCCCGCGGCGACGAGGTGGCCGGGCTCATCCGGAACCCGGCCCAGGCCGCCGATCTGCAGGCAGCCGGGGCGGAGGCCGTCGTGCTGGATCTGGAACAGGCGTCGGTGGACGAGGTCGCCGTCGCCCTGCGCGGCGCCGACGCCGTCGTGTTCGCCGCGGGCGCCGGGCCCGGCAGCGGGGCGGCGCGCAAACAGACCGTCGACCGGGATGCCGCGATTCTGCTGGCCGATGCGGCCGAGGCCGCGGGGGTGAGCCGGTACGTGATGGTCTCGGCCCTGGCCGCCGACGACCGGTCGCTGGACGCGAACTACGACGAGGTGTTCCTGGCCTACATGCGGGCCAAATCCGAGGCCGACGCCGATGTGCGGGCCCGGACCGGGCTGCACACCACGATCGTGCGGCCCGGTGGCCTCACCGACGAGCCGGGCACCGGGACCGTGACGGTCGCCGAGTCGACCGGCCGCGGCACGATCCCCCGCGCCGACGTCGCCCGCGTGTTGCTCGCCGTCCTGCACGAGCCGGGGACCGCCGGGCGGACGTTCGAGGTGATCTCGGGTGAGACGCCTATCGACGCAGCGCTGCACCCGATGCGATGA
- a CDS encoding YebC/PmpR family DNA-binding transcriptional regulator, translated as MSGHSKWATTKHKKAVIDAKRGKMFAKLIKNIEVAARVGGGDPAGNPTLYDAIQKAKKSSVPNDNIERARKRGGGEEAGGADWQNITYEGYGPNGVAVLIECLTDNRNRAAGEVRVAMTRNGGNMADPGSVAYLFSRKGMVTLEKNGLTEDDVLMAVLEAGAEEVNDLDDSFEIICEPTDLVAVRTALQDAGIDYDSAEASFQPSVTVPVDLEGARKVLKLVDALEDSDDVQEVYTNIDIPDDVAAQLDEE; from the coding sequence ATGAGCGGCCATTCCAAGTGGGCCACCACCAAGCACAAGAAGGCCGTCATCGACGCCAAGCGCGGCAAGATGTTCGCCAAGTTGATCAAGAATATCGAGGTCGCGGCACGTGTCGGCGGGGGAGACCCGGCCGGTAACCCCACGCTCTACGACGCCATCCAGAAGGCCAAGAAGAGCTCGGTACCCAATGACAACATCGAGCGGGCCCGCAAGCGTGGCGGCGGTGAAGAGGCCGGTGGCGCCGACTGGCAGAACATCACCTACGAGGGCTACGGCCCCAACGGGGTCGCCGTGCTCATCGAATGCCTGACCGACAACCGCAACCGGGCCGCCGGTGAGGTCCGCGTCGCGATGACCCGCAACGGCGGCAACATGGCCGACCCGGGCTCGGTGGCCTACCTGTTCTCCCGCAAGGGCATGGTGACACTGGAGAAGAACGGCCTGACCGAGGACGACGTGCTGATGGCCGTCCTGGAGGCCGGCGCCGAAGAGGTCAACGACCTCGACGACTCGTTCGAGATCATCTGTGAGCCGACCGACCTGGTCGCGGTGCGGACCGCGCTGCAGGACGCCGGCATCGACTACGACTCCGCGGAGGCGAGCTTCCAGCCGTCGGTCACCGTGCCCGTGGATCTCGAAGGCGCCCGCAAGGTGCTCAAGCTCGTCGACGCGCTGGAAGACAGCGACGACGTGCAAGAGGTCTACACCAACATCGACATCCCCGACGACGTCGCCGCGCAGCTCGACGAGGAGTAG
- a CDS encoding aldehyde dehydrogenase family protein produces MPGAYAGTRAADDVVDGGSAVELRFGGFKKSGYGREKGYGALDAVTATKTVVVAR; encoded by the coding sequence ATGCCCGGAGCGTACGCCGGTACGCGGGCAGCGGATGACGTTGTTGATGGCGGGTCCGCCGTCGAGCTACGGTTCGGCGGATTCAAGAAGTCCGGGTACGGCCGCGAGAAAGGTTATGGGGCACTCGATGCCGTGACGGCCACCAAGACTGTCGTGGTGGCGCGGTAA
- a CDS encoding carboxymuconolactone decarboxylase family protein: protein MDQDTYDKGLAIRTAVLGEEYVRKAAGNVDAFSKPLQDLVTEYCWGAVWGRDGLELKTRSMLNLAMIAVLNRPNELSTHIRGALTNGVTREEICEIFLQVGIYAGIPAAVDSFRLARAVFAELDESPADD from the coding sequence ATGGATCAAGATACGTACGACAAGGGGTTGGCGATCCGCACGGCGGTCCTCGGTGAGGAGTATGTCCGCAAGGCGGCAGGCAACGTCGACGCCTTCTCGAAGCCGCTGCAGGACCTGGTCACCGAATACTGCTGGGGCGCGGTCTGGGGCCGGGATGGTCTGGAGCTGAAAACCCGCAGCATGCTCAACCTCGCGATGATCGCGGTCCTCAACCGGCCGAACGAGCTGAGCACACACATCCGCGGCGCCCTCACCAACGGCGTCACCCGGGAGGAGATCTGCGAGATCTTCCTGCAGGTGGGTATCTACGCGGGCATCCCGGCCGCGGTCGACAGCTTCCGGCTGGCCCGCGCCGTGTTCGCCGAACTCGACGAGAGCCCGGCAGATGACTGA
- a CDS encoding NAD(P)-dependent oxidoreductase, with protein sequence MTEAIGFIGLGNMGWPMMDRLLSAGFPVLAFDVREDVLARATTLGAQPADSVRSVAERAETVLASLPTPQVSEAVVAEVATGSTVRRFVDLSTVGGQAAQRNHAALGAKGIAALDSPVSGGMHGAQAGTLAIMVSGPRSEFDSLAPVFEVLGRAIFVSEQPGAAQTMKLINNLMAATTLAATAEVMVMGVKAGLSADVMIDVLNAGSGGTHASRDKFPRAVLPRTFDYGFATGLMAKDVRLYLDEATTLGLPVQMAETVQRIWEHTLHAEGPESDFTSVIKPMEEAAGVTVEGGPR encoded by the coding sequence ATGACTGAGGCGATCGGCTTCATCGGGTTGGGCAACATGGGGTGGCCCATGATGGACCGGCTGCTGTCGGCGGGATTCCCCGTGCTGGCCTTCGATGTGCGCGAGGATGTTCTGGCCAGGGCGACCACTCTGGGTGCCCAACCGGCCGACTCGGTGCGGTCGGTCGCCGAGCGCGCCGAGACCGTGCTGGCGAGTCTTCCCACCCCACAGGTGTCCGAAGCAGTGGTGGCCGAGGTTGCCACCGGTTCGACGGTGCGGCGCTTCGTCGATCTGTCGACAGTGGGAGGTCAAGCCGCACAACGCAATCACGCCGCCCTCGGCGCCAAGGGGATCGCGGCGCTCGACAGCCCGGTCAGCGGCGGGATGCACGGCGCCCAGGCCGGCACCCTGGCCATCATGGTGTCGGGACCGCGCAGCGAGTTCGATTCGCTGGCACCGGTCTTCGAGGTACTCGGCCGGGCCATCTTCGTTTCCGAACAGCCCGGCGCGGCACAGACCATGAAGCTGATCAACAACCTGATGGCCGCCACCACGCTGGCCGCCACCGCCGAGGTGATGGTGATGGGCGTCAAGGCGGGTCTGAGTGCCGACGTGATGATCGACGTACTCAACGCCGGATCCGGTGGCACGCACGCCAGCCGCGACAAGTTCCCGCGAGCGGTGCTCCCCCGCACGTTCGACTATGGGTTCGCCACCGGCCTGATGGCCAAAGACGTCCGGCTCTACCTCGATGAGGCCACCACCCTCGGCCTCCCGGTGCAGATGGCCGAGACCGTGCAACGGATCTGGGAGCACACGCTGCATGCCGAGGGCCCCGAGTCCGACTTCACCTCCGTCATCAAACCGATGGAAGAGGCTGCAGGCGTCACTGTCGAGGGAGGGCCCCGGTGA
- a CDS encoding ArnT family glycosyltransferase, giving the protein MTTTLEDASAEPALEAPRSTPPIARERLALPALLVATALAYLWNITVNGMGNQFYAASAWAGSLSWKALLFGSLDPANFITVDKPPVSQWVMGLSGQLFGFSSAAMLIPEALMGVGSVALLYGAVRRIGGPRAALLAGAVLALTPVAALMFRFNNPDAAMVLLMTAAAYCTVRALQGSGARWLVLVGVALGFAFLAKMLEGLMAMPAIALVYLVAATVPMRVRLLHLAGSLAAFLVSAGWFVILTLLWPASSRPYLAGSTDNNFMNLVLGYNGFGRVLGHNHYGTHNDVDPVVPAGAHHGGWGDQAQGLPRLFTGEFGFEIGWLLPAGLLAVVLVLLSRRGRPRTDLVRAGAILFGSWLLIDGVVLSFMKSMVHPYYCLSLAPALAAMFAIGVAEMWRRREDRFGQIGLAAMLLGAAGWGFWILGRNGSWLPPLRWAIVVVAVAATIALLWALRAGNRATATCALTLALIGGLAGPTAYTVATLGQSHTGGGPSVGPADPDGNHNHGWNSDNAEVNAMLRGANTTWSAAINRSGAAAALELSTDTAVMAIGGFTGTDPAPTLEQFQTYVADRQITYYILPEPKNDHGGFFGINSHTDIADWVKANFTSTKVGSDTVYDLRAPLTGALPRQ; this is encoded by the coding sequence GTGACGACGACGTTGGAGGATGCCTCCGCCGAGCCTGCCCTCGAAGCCCCGCGCAGCACTCCGCCGATCGCTCGTGAGCGCCTGGCGCTGCCCGCTCTGCTGGTCGCCACCGCCCTGGCTTACCTGTGGAACATCACCGTCAACGGCATGGGCAACCAGTTCTACGCGGCGTCGGCCTGGGCGGGGTCACTGAGCTGGAAGGCGCTGTTGTTCGGATCGCTGGATCCGGCCAATTTCATCACCGTCGACAAGCCGCCGGTGTCCCAGTGGGTGATGGGCCTGTCCGGTCAGCTGTTCGGGTTCAGCAGCGCCGCCATGCTGATCCCCGAGGCGCTGATGGGCGTCGGTTCGGTGGCCCTGCTCTACGGTGCGGTCCGCCGCATCGGCGGTCCGCGCGCGGCCCTGCTGGCCGGTGCCGTGCTGGCCCTGACGCCGGTGGCGGCGTTGATGTTCCGGTTCAACAACCCCGATGCCGCGATGGTGCTGCTCATGACTGCCGCCGCGTACTGCACGGTCCGCGCATTGCAGGGTTCCGGTGCCCGGTGGCTGGTGCTGGTCGGTGTAGCGCTGGGGTTCGCGTTCCTGGCCAAGATGCTCGAAGGCCTGATGGCCATGCCGGCCATCGCCCTGGTGTACCTGGTCGCCGCGACCGTGCCGATGCGGGTACGCCTGCTGCACCTGGCGGGTTCGCTGGCGGCGTTTCTCGTCTCCGCCGGATGGTTCGTGATACTCACCCTGCTGTGGCCGGCCTCCTCGCGGCCCTACCTCGCCGGATCCACCGACAACAACTTCATGAACCTGGTGCTGGGCTACAACGGATTCGGCCGGGTGCTCGGGCACAACCATTACGGCACGCACAACGACGTCGACCCTGTGGTTCCCGCCGGTGCGCACCACGGTGGCTGGGGTGATCAAGCTCAGGGCTTGCCCCGCCTGTTCACCGGCGAGTTCGGTTTCGAAATCGGGTGGCTGCTGCCGGCCGGTCTGCTCGCCGTGGTGCTGGTGCTGCTCTCGAGGCGTGGCCGGCCCCGGACCGACCTGGTACGTGCCGGAGCCATCCTGTTCGGCAGCTGGCTACTGATCGACGGCGTGGTCCTCAGTTTCATGAAGAGCATGGTCCACCCGTATTACTGCTTGTCGCTGGCGCCGGCGCTGGCGGCGATGTTCGCGATCGGTGTCGCCGAGATGTGGCGCCGGCGTGAGGATCGGTTTGGGCAGATCGGTTTGGCCGCAATGCTTCTGGGCGCTGCAGGGTGGGGCTTCTGGATTCTCGGCCGCAATGGGTCGTGGCTGCCACCGCTGCGGTGGGCGATCGTGGTGGTGGCGGTCGCGGCCACGATCGCCTTGTTGTGGGCGCTGCGGGCGGGAAATCGCGCCACCGCCACTTGCGCGCTGACGCTCGCGCTGATCGGTGGTCTGGCCGGACCGACCGCGTACACGGTGGCCACCCTGGGGCAGTCGCACACCGGAGGCGGTCCGAGTGTGGGGCCGGCCGATCCCGACGGCAACCACAACCATGGATGGAACTCCGACAATGCCGAGGTGAACGCCATGCTGCGCGGCGCCAACACCACCTGGTCGGCGGCCATCAACCGGTCCGGTGCCGCGGCGGCCCTCGAATTGTCCACCGACACAGCGGTAATGGCGATCGGCGGCTTCACCGGAACCGACCCGGCGCCGACGCTGGAGCAGTTCCAGACCTACGTCGCCGACCGGCAGATCACCTACTACATCCTCCCGGAGCCCAAGAACGACCACGGCGGCTTCTTCGGCATCAACTCCCACACCGACATCGCCGACTGGGTGAAAGCGAACTTCACCTCCACCAAGGTCGGCTCGGACACGGTGTACGACCTGCGGGCACCGCTCACCGGGGCCCTCCCTCGACAGTGA
- the pdxT gene encoding pyridoxal 5'-phosphate synthase glutaminase subunit PdxT produces the protein MSPRVGVLALQGDTREHLAALREAGAEAGTVRRLSELDAVDALVIPGGESTAMSHLLREFDLLEPLRARIAAGLPCYGSCAGMILLATEIADAGVAGRAAVPLKGIDMTVRRNAFGRQVDSFEGDIDFEGLDTPVHAVFIRAPWVERVGPEVKVLARAADHIVAVRQGSMLATSFHPEMTGDRRIHKLFVDSL, from the coding sequence GTGAGCCCCCGGGTCGGGGTGCTCGCATTGCAGGGCGACACCCGTGAGCACCTGGCTGCGCTGCGTGAGGCAGGTGCCGAGGCCGGCACGGTACGACGGCTCTCCGAACTCGACGCGGTCGACGCCCTGGTGATCCCGGGCGGCGAATCCACCGCGATGAGCCACCTGCTGCGCGAATTCGACCTGCTCGAACCGTTGCGGGCGCGCATCGCCGCCGGGCTGCCGTGCTACGGCTCCTGCGCCGGCATGATCCTTCTGGCCACCGAAATCGCTGACGCCGGCGTGGCGGGCCGGGCCGCGGTGCCGCTGAAGGGTATCGATATGACGGTGCGGCGCAACGCCTTTGGCCGTCAGGTCGACTCCTTCGAAGGGGACATCGACTTCGAGGGCCTCGACACCCCGGTGCACGCGGTGTTCATCCGGGCGCCGTGGGTCGAACGGGTCGGGCCCGAGGTCAAGGTGCTGGCCCGCGCCGCCGACCACATCGTCGCGGTGCGGCAGGGCTCGATGCTGGCGACGTCGTTTCACCCGGAGATGACCGGGGACCGCCGCATTCACAAGCTTTTCGTCGATTCGCTCTGA
- the tesB gene encoding acyl-CoA thioesterase II, which yields MAIEEILDLEQLEVNIYRGGVFSPESGFLQRTFGGHVAGQSLVSAVRTVEPTFQVHSLHGYFLRPGDARAPSVYIVERIRDGGSFCTRRVSAIQHGETIFTMSASFQTDQTGIEHQDAMPEAPGPDDLPGFRSGGAFDDAGFAQFAEWDVRIVPRDRVARLPGKASQQQVWFRHRDPLPDDHVLHICALAYMSDLTLLGSAQVNHLDVRKHLMVASLDHAMWFMRPFRADEWLLYDQSSPSACGGRSLTQGKIFNRYGEMVAAVMQEGLTRYQRNFTPPEDA from the coding sequence ATGGCGATTGAAGAGATCCTCGATCTGGAGCAGCTCGAGGTCAACATCTATCGCGGTGGGGTGTTCAGCCCGGAGTCGGGCTTCCTGCAGCGGACGTTCGGTGGCCACGTCGCCGGTCAGTCCCTCGTCTCGGCGGTGCGCACGGTGGAGCCGACGTTCCAGGTGCACTCCCTGCACGGTTACTTCCTGCGGCCGGGTGACGCCCGGGCGCCGTCGGTGTACATCGTCGAGCGCATCCGCGACGGCGGCTCGTTCTGCACCCGTCGGGTCAGCGCGATCCAGCACGGCGAGACGATCTTCACCATGTCGGCGTCGTTCCAGACCGACCAGACCGGCATCGAGCATCAGGACGCCATGCCGGAGGCACCTGGCCCGGACGACCTGCCCGGATTCCGGTCCGGGGGAGCGTTCGACGACGCCGGTTTCGCGCAGTTCGCGGAATGGGATGTGCGGATCGTGCCGCGGGACCGGGTGGCGCGACTGCCCGGTAAGGCCTCGCAGCAGCAGGTGTGGTTCCGCCACCGCGATCCGCTGCCCGACGATCACGTGCTGCACATCTGCGCGCTGGCGTACATGAGCGACCTGACCCTGCTGGGTTCCGCCCAGGTCAACCACCTCGACGTGCGCAAGCACCTGATGGTGGCCTCACTGGACCACGCCATGTGGTTCATGCGGCCGTTCCGCGCCGACGAGTGGCTGCTCTATGACCAGTCCTCACCATCGGCCTGCGGCGGGCGCTCGCTCACCCAGGGCAAGATCTTCAACCGCTACGGCGAGATGGTGGCCGCCGTCATGCAGGAGGGCCTGACGCGCTACCAGCGCAACTTCACCCCGCCGGAGGACGCGTGA
- the pdxS gene encoding pyridoxal 5'-phosphate synthase lyase subunit PdxS, protein MDTAAQNGSSNQTGTARVKRGMAEMLKGGVIMDVVTPEQAKIAEAAGAVAVMALERVPADIRAQGGVSRMSDPDMIEGIIEAVTIPVMAKARIGHFVEAQILQSLGVDYIDESEVLTPADYTNHIDKWKFTVPFVCGATNLGEALRRITEGAAMIRSKGEAGTGDVSNATTHMRKIGGEIRRLTSLSEDELYVAAKELQAPYDLVAEVARAGKLPVTLFTAGGIATPADAAMMMQLGAEGVFVGSGIFKSGNPAQRAAAIVKATTFYDDPDVLAKVSRGLGEAMVGINVEEIAQPHRLAERGW, encoded by the coding sequence GTGGATACCGCGGCGCAGAACGGCTCTAGCAACCAGACCGGCACCGCGCGCGTGAAGCGCGGGATGGCTGAGATGCTCAAGGGCGGCGTGATCATGGATGTCGTCACCCCGGAACAGGCGAAGATCGCCGAGGCCGCGGGTGCCGTCGCTGTCATGGCCCTGGAGCGGGTCCCCGCCGACATCCGGGCCCAGGGCGGGGTGTCGCGGATGAGTGATCCCGACATGATCGAGGGAATCATCGAAGCGGTCACCATCCCGGTGATGGCCAAGGCGCGCATCGGGCATTTCGTCGAGGCGCAGATCCTGCAGAGCCTGGGTGTGGACTACATCGACGAGTCCGAGGTGCTGACCCCGGCCGATTACACCAACCACATCGACAAGTGGAAGTTCACCGTGCCGTTCGTGTGCGGTGCCACCAACCTGGGTGAGGCGCTGCGCCGGATCACCGAGGGCGCGGCGATGATCCGCTCCAAGGGCGAGGCCGGCACCGGTGATGTCTCCAACGCCACCACCCACATGCGCAAGATCGGCGGAGAGATCCGTCGGCTCACCTCGCTGAGCGAGGACGAGCTGTACGTCGCGGCCAAGGAGCTGCAGGCGCCGTACGACCTGGTGGCCGAGGTGGCCCGGGCCGGCAAGCTGCCCGTCACGCTGTTCACCGCGGGCGGCATCGCCACCCCGGCCGACGCGGCGATGATGATGCAGCTCGGCGCCGAAGGCGTGTTCGTGGGTTCGGGCATCTTCAAGTCGGGCAACCCGGCACAGCGCGCCGCGGCGATCGTGAAGGCCACCACGTTCTACGACGATCCCGACGTGCTGGCCAAGGTGTCGCGCGGCCTGGGCGAGGCCATGGTCGGTATCAACGTCGAGGAGATCGCCCAGCCGCACCGGCTCGCCGAGCGCGGCTGGTAA